The Deferribacterota bacterium genome contains the following window.
TTAATAAAGTAAAAAAGTTTTTTCCTAATTGTGTGTTCGTAGCGTAAGTTAATTGTTAGTTCATTCTCTGTTTCATCACCATCTTCACTCTCCAAATAATATTCTAAATCTGAAAAAAATCTATCATTACCTTTAGGTTTGTTAACTTTTATTCTAATAGATAGTTCATCATCGTCAGTATTACCACTACTTGAAGCATAGGATATTCGTCCTTCTTTCTCCCAGTGGGGTAAAAAATTTATATCTAAGGCATATATTTGAGGACATAATAATATTACTAAAAATATTAATAAATATTTAAACATTTAGTTAATCTTGGTAAATATGTTTAAAAGTTGGTTAATATATACTTAAAATATTAATAATTTTCTATAAATATTTCATAAAATTCCTTAGGGTGGTCACAGGCAGGACATTTTGCAGGTGGTTCATAGCCCTCATGGATATAACCACATTTTCTACATTTCCACAAAACTTTTCTTTCTTTTTTAAAAACAAGTCCTTTTTCAATATTTTCTGCCAATTTTACAAACCTTATTTCATGTCTTTTTTCTACATCAGTTATTCTATTAAATCTTATTGCAACATCTTTAAAACCCTCTTCTTCAGCTATTTTTGCAGCTTCAGGATATAGTTTTGTGTTTTCTTCGTGCTCTCCAAAGGCAGCTGCTTTTAGGTTTTGCACAGTATTGCCGAGTGAAAAAGGATACTCAGTTGTTTTTAGCTCTAATGTCATCACTTCTTTTGCATCTAAGTTTTCTATTATATGGTCATAAAACCTTTTTGCATGCATCCTTTCATTATCTGCTGTCTCTAAAAATATATCTGCTATCTGCTTGTATCCTTCTTTATCTGCAATTGATGCATAATAGGTGTATCTATTTCTAGCTTGTGACTCGCCTGCAAAGGCGGATATTAAATTATCAAGTGTTTTTGTGCCTTTTAAAGATTTGCTCA
Protein-coding sequences here:
- a CDS encoding rubrerythrin family protein encodes the protein MSKSLKGTKTLDNLISAFAGESQARNRYTYYASIADKEGYKQIADIFLETADNERMHAKRFYDHIIENLDAKEVMTLELKTTEYPFSLGNTVQNLKAAAFGEHEENTKLYPEAAKIAEEEGFKDVAIRFNRITDVEKRHEIRFVKLAENIEKGLVFKKERKVLWKCRKCGYIHEGYEPPAKCPACDHPKEFYEIFIENY